In Candidatus Abyssobacteria bacterium SURF_5, the following are encoded in one genomic region:
- a CDS encoding ankyrin repeat domain-containing protein codes for MTSIIAPLKALLRKVRALLNNVNAKDECGRTALMKAAYNGSADAVKALLNNGADVNARDPWDVTALTMATAQGRNEIVQLLKKAGAKK; via the coding sequence ATGACTTCGATAATCGCGCCGTTGAAGGCGCTTCTGCGCAAAGTGAGGGCGCTGCTGAATAATGTAAATGCAAAAGATGAATGCGGCAGGACGGCGCTCATGAAGGCGGCTTACAATGGCAGTGCCGACGCTGTAAAGGCGTTATTAAATAACGGGGCCGATGTGAATGCGCGAGATCCCTGGGATGTGACCGCTTTGACCATGGCGACCGCCCAGGGGCGCAATGAGATTGTACAGCTTCTTAAGAAGGCCGGGGCCAAGAAATAG
- a CDS encoding response regulator: MLVENSKKRIFVADDSKDFLSIMQSILEFAGFLVETSEDAEEALDQIQKLQYDLLVLGVVMPRVDGIRLLHMVRNSKQYAAVPVIFITGASNKKVMETHLRETDTKAEGYIRKPFKNKAFLEMLTALLGKPKEGGAQYN; this comes from the coding sequence TAGCAAGGACTTCCTCAGTATCATGCAGTCTATTCTTGAGTTTGCAGGGTTTCTTGTGGAGACTTCGGAGGATGCCGAAGAGGCTCTGGATCAGATACAGAAGCTTCAGTATGATTTGCTGGTGCTGGGCGTGGTTATGCCGAGGGTAGATGGTATAAGACTGCTTCACATGGTGAGAAACAGCAAACAATATGCGGCGGTTCCAGTGATATTTATCACCGGCGCCTCGAATAAAAAGGTGATGGAAACGCACCTGAGGGAGACGGACACCAAAGCGGAGGGTTACATACGCAAACCTTTCAAAAACAAGGCATTTCTGGAGATGCTTACGGCTCTGCTAGGGAAGCCAAAAGAGGGCGGCGCGCAGTATAACTAG
- a CDS encoding PaaI family thioesterase, which yields MAIASVSGIERTGLKILELRDRYAKALMPLEGNTNHVGIMYAGSLFTLGEFAGGAIHLVSMDFSKFFPIVKEVRIRFRRPATTDVTMEVTMSEQEAIRLQAEAEKIGKADYELSLQLKDENGESVAEVAGVWQIRKIPEGMEPPNEIAGRNRRSRGLHLV from the coding sequence CTCCGGCATCGAACGCACCGGCCTCAAAATCCTCGAGTTGCGCGATCGCTATGCAAAAGCGCTCATGCCCCTCGAAGGCAACACCAACCACGTCGGAATCATGTACGCCGGCTCGCTCTTCACGCTCGGCGAATTCGCCGGCGGCGCCATCCATCTCGTCAGCATGGATTTCTCGAAATTCTTTCCCATCGTCAAGGAAGTGCGTATCCGATTCCGGCGGCCGGCCACCACCGACGTGACCATGGAAGTCACCATGTCCGAGCAGGAAGCAATAAGACTACAGGCCGAGGCCGAAAAAATCGGGAAGGCCGATTACGAGCTCAGCCTGCAATTGAAGGACGAAAACGGCGAGTCCGTCGCCGAAGTCGCCGGCGTCTGGCAAATCAGAAAAATCCCCGAAGGCATGGAGCCTCCAAATGAAATAGCCGGCCGAAACCGGCGTAGCCGCGGCTTACATTTGGTTTAG